One region of Danio aesculapii chromosome 7, fDanAes4.1, whole genome shotgun sequence genomic DNA includes:
- the mad2l1 gene encoding mitotic spindle assembly checkpoint protein MAD2A has translation MSKTLKGITLKGSAELVAEFFSFGINSILYQRGIYPAETFTRVTQYDMSLQLTTDTKLKNYLTNVISQLKEWLFECTVQKLVVVITCLETNEVLERWQFDIQCDKTAKESSAPREKSIKAIQEEIRSVIRQITATVTFLPLLETACAFDLLIYTDKDLEVPEQWEESGPQLIDQSEEVRLRSFTTSIHKVNSMVAYKRTNSM, from the exons ATGTCGAAGACGCTGAAGGGAATCACGCTGAAGGGGAGCGCGGAGCTTGTTGCAGAGTTTTTCT CATTTGGTATCAACAGCATCCTGTACCAGCGAGGAATTTACCCAGCAGAGACCTTCACCAGAGTCACGCAGTATGACATGAGCCTTCAACTGACCACAGATACCAAACTGAAGAATTACCTCACTAATGTCATCTCACAACTCAAAG AATGGTTGTTTGAGTGCACAGTTCAGAAACTGGTGGTGGTCATCACATGTCTGGAGACCAATGAGGTGCTTGAGCGATGGCAGTTTGATATTCAGTGCGACAAGACGGCAAAGGAGAGCAG TGCACCCAGGGAGAAGTCTATTAAAGCTATCCAAGAGGAAATTCGCTCTGTTATCAGACAGATCACTGCCACAGTCACCTTCTTACCATTGCTAGAAACTGCCT GTGCCTTCGACCTTCTTATCTACACAGACAAAGACCTTGAGGTACCTGAGCAATGGGAGGAGTCTGGGCCTCAACTAATCGACCAATCAGAAGAGGTGCGCCTGCGTTCCTTTACAACTTCTATTCATAAGGTGAACAGTATGGTGGCCTACAAGAGGACAAACTCCATGTGA